A single window of Salvia splendens isolate huo1 chromosome 6, SspV2, whole genome shotgun sequence DNA harbors:
- the LOC121808042 gene encoding putative RING-H2 finger protein ATL21A has product MELVKLILILSTSLLLSHAAKNPCPPQYCGTNPLPIRFPFTLHQHPGNCTGYPGLTFTCSVDEGRDVPLLQLPHSGSFSVRHINYLMQEIHLYDPAGCLPRRLISLNLTSSPFAAALTEELTFLSCPRRVGLAEVECLGNATSAVLAGPAGRLSGAMAVCGTMFTVPIAVPWDGGDWVAEDLRLTWSLPECQGCEVGGGVCGLGRSRSGVVGEITCFSNHGTGRGLEVFKTIALSIVIPAIICSICISCFVCIVEWKAVRSRAAAVAAPSLQPPAMVGLDDSTIESYEKVVLGESKRLPGPNGVTCPICLVDYCPKDILRCIPECQHCFHSECVDEWLRLNSSCPLCRNSPSNSLEQV; this is encoded by the exons ATGGAACTTGTGAAACTCATCCTCATCTTAAGCACTTCCCTCCTCCTCTCCCACGCTGCAAAAAACCCCTGCCCACCTCAATACTGCGGCACCAACCCTTTACCCATCCGCTTCCCCTTCACGCTGCATCAGCATCCCGGAAACTGCACCGGCTACCCGGGCTTGACCTTCACATGCTCCGTCGATGAAGGAAGAGACGTCCCTCTCCTGCAGCTCCCGCATTCCGGAAGCTTCTCCGTCCGCCACATAAACTACCTCATGCAAGAGATCCACCTCTACGACCCGGCCGGCTGCCTCCCGCGCCGCCTCATCTCCCTCAACCTCACCTCCTCCCCCTTCGCCGCCGCGCTCACGGAAGAGCTCACCTTCCTCAGCTGCCCCCGCCGCGTGGGACTCGCGGAGGTGGAGTGCCTCGGGAACGCCACGTCGGCGGTGCTGGCGGGCCCCGCAGGGAGGCTCTCCGGGGCGATGGCCGTGTGCGGGACTATGTTCACGGTGCCTATCGCGGTGCCGTGGGATGGCGGTGATTGGGTGGCGGAGGATCTTAGACTGACGTGGAGCTTACCTGAGTGCCAGGGGTGTGAGGTGGGTGGTGGGGTTTGTGGGCTTGGTCGGAGTCGGAGTGGTGTGGTCGGAGAGATTACGTGCTTTTCTAATCATGGGACAG GACGAGGCCTAGAGGTTTTCAAAACCATAGCACTATCAATAGTGATACCAGCCATCATCTGCTCCATATGCATTTCATGCTTCGTATGCATAGTGGAATGGAAGGCAGTTCGGAGTAGGGCAGCCGCTGTGGCGGCCCCGTCACTGCAGCCACCGGCTATGGTGGGGCTCGATGACTCGACCATCGAGTCGTATGAGAAAGTCGTACTGGGCGAAAGCAAACGCCTTCCCGGACCTAATGGTGTCACATGTCCTATATGCCTAGTTGATTATTGTCCAAAAGACATACTTCGATGCATACCCGAATGTCAACATTGCTTTCATTCCGAATGCGTTGATGAGTGGTTGAGATTGAATAGCTCGTGCCCTCTTTGTCGAAATTCGCCTTCGAATTCTTTAGAACAAGTATGA
- the LOC121808044 gene encoding probable F-box protein At3g61730 — MGKRLRRSRSICCCASPRSSHRTPHAIFSCYEEDIWTEVAKFLDGRSLVMLAVTCKWFHRIMMEDSVWKYACLRDLQVPDPGNVPFKWIELYTTAFDGSHTYMFRQQEKHIDWMRIGAFLFDSPDALLTESLIESIKTPKEETTEKLFHKEGFCLLNNIKTGIWIADLQLVRCPVCDLDTCDGTMQTLDARHIELFLSEEYHSGIWDYYLLGSHNINKQADGASGGIFDLKHINDESTSDIFDYKTWVGKRIDWQPKTKITLHAVAVNTNLQENEGLQIKYHAMRAGKGGEVVSIRISQQLR, encoded by the exons ATGGGGAAGAGGTTGAGGAGATCGCGATCAATATGCTGCTGCGCCTCCCCACGGTCATCGCACCGGACTCCTCATGCGATTTTCAGCTG TTATGAAGAGGATATATGGACTGAGGTTGCCAAATTTTTGGATGGGAGATCTCTAGTGATGCTTGCTGTAACTTGCAAATGGTTTCATCGCATTATGATGGAAGACAGTGTGTGGAAATATGCATGCCTGCGTGACCTTCAAGTTCCTGACCCTGGAAACGTCCCATTCAAATGGATCGAACTCTATACCACAGCTTTCG ATGGAAGCCACACTTACATGTTTCGTCAGCAGGAGAAGCATATTG ATTGGATGCGAATTGGAGCTTTCTTGTTTGACTCACCTGACGCTCTCCTGACTGAGAGTCTAATAGAAAGCATAAAAACTCCCAAAGAGGAGACAACGGAAAAGTTGTTTCACAAAGAAGGCTTCTGTTTGTTAAACAATATTAAAACTGGAATCTGGATTGCTG ACTTGCAGCTAGTCCGGTGTCCTGTTTGTGACCTTGACACATGTGATG GAACAATGCAGACATTGGATGCGAGGCATATTGAACTCTTTCTGAGTGAGGAATATCATAGTGGGATCTGGGACTACTATCTTTTAGGATCCCATAACATCAACAAGCAGGCTGATGGGGCTTCCGGTGGGATTTTCGACCTCAAACATATCAACGATGAATCAACCTCTG ATATCTTTGATTACAAAACATGGGTGGGAAAACGAATTGACTGGCAACCAAAAACAAAGATAACTCTTCACGCAGTTGCAGTAAACACTAATTTGCAAGAGAATGAAG GACTACAGATCAAATACCATGCAATGAGGGCCGGGAAAGGCGGAGAAGTCGTATCAATTCGTATATCTCAACAGCTGCGCTAA
- the LOC121808043 gene encoding probable F-box protein At3g61730, whose product MGKRLREARSICCCASPRSSSHRAPHAIFSWYEEDVWTEVAKFLDGKSLMMLAVTCKWFHRIMMEDSVWKYACLRDLRIPDPGNVPFKWIELYTTAFDGSHTYMFRQQEKHIDWMRIGAFLFDSPDALLTESLIERIKIPKEETMEKMVHKESFCLLNNIKTGIWIADLQLVRCPVCDLDTCDGTMQTLDARHIELFLTEEYRSGIWDYYLVGSRNINKQADGASGGIFDLKHINDESTSDIFDYKSWVGKRMDRQPKTKITLHAVAVNTNLQENEGLQIKYHAMRAGKGGEVVSIRISQQLL is encoded by the exons ATGGGGAAGAGATTGAGGGAAGCGCGATCAATATGCTGCTGTGCCTCCCCACGGTCATCATCGCACCGGGCTCCTCATGCGATTTTCAGCTG GTATGAAGAGGATGTATGGACTGAGGTTGCCAAATTTTTGGATGGGAAATCTCTAATGATGCTTGCTGTAACTTGCAAATGGTTTCATCGCATAATGATGGAAGACAGTGTGTGGAAATATGCATGCTTGCGAGACCTTCGAATTCCTGACCCTGGAAACGTCCCATTCAAATGGATAGAACTCTATACCACAGCTTTTG ATGGAAGTCACACTTACATGTTTCGTCAGCAGGAGAAGCATATTG ATTGGATGCGAATTGGAGCATTCTTGTTTGACTCACCCGACGCTCTCTTGACCGAGAGTTTAATAGAAAGGATAAAAATTCCCAAAGAGGAGACAATGGAAAAGATGGTGCACAAAGAAAGCTTCTGTTTGTTAAACAATATTAAAACTGGAATTTGGATTGCTG ACTTGCAGCTTGTCCGGTGTCCTGTTTGTGACCTTGACACATGTGACG GAACTATGCAGACGTTGGATGCGAGGCATATTGAACTCTTCCTGACTGAAGAATACCGTAGTGGGATCTGGGACTACTATCTTGTAGGATCCCGTAACATCAACAAGCAGGCTGATGGGGCTTCTGGTGGGATTTTCGACCTCAAACATATCAACGATGAATCAACCTCTG ATATCTTTGATTACAAATCATGGGTGGGAAAACGAATGGACCGGCAACCAAAAACTAAGATAACTCTTCATGCGGTTGCAGTAAACACTAATTTGCAAGAGAATGAAG GTCTTCAGATCAAATACCATGCAATGAGGGCCGGGAAAGGCGGTGAAGTCGTATCAATTCGTATATCTCAGCAGCTGCTCTAA